DNA sequence from the Calidithermus timidus DSM 17022 genome:
GGCCCCCGACGTGATCCTGGTGGGCGAGATGCGCGACTACGAGACGATCTCCGCCGCCATCACTGCCGCCGAAACCGGCCACCTGGTGATGGGTACCCTGCACACCAACTCCGCTCCCGAGACCATAGACCGCATCGTGGACGTCTTCCCTGAAGCCCAGCAGGAGCAAATTCGCGTTCAACTCGCCAACAACCTGGTAGCCGTCATGACCCAGCAGCTCCTGGTCAAAGCCTTTGGCGGTGGCCGGGTTCTGGCCTACGAGCTCATGATCGCCACCCCCGCCGTGCGGGCGCTGGTGCGCGAGGGCAAGACCCATCAATTGGTCTCGGTGATCCAGACCGGCGGCCAGTACGGCATGATTACCATGGACGCCCACCTCGCCGACCTCTACCGCCGCAAGCTGATCACCTACGACACGGGCCTGGCCCGCGCCGTAGATCCCAAGGAGTTCGCCCGTCTGGCGGGCATGGGGCAACCGCAGACCCAGCCCGGAGCGCGGCCTACGCGCACGTGAAGCGGGATCGTGGTCGATATAGATACCAAAGTTCAGTCAGTCCGGTGCCACAAACTGACCCGATCGAAGTTATTCGCGTGGCAGGGGGTGCTGGCACGTTTTGGAAGGGATGGGCTTTCTTCGTCGAGTGCAGGGGGTGCTCTAGCATTCAATTTGAATTCGGTATCGAGCGCCTGCGGTAGCTACTTCGAGACCCAAGTGTCTGATGAACCCTAGCGCCACAACCCCCGTGCTACACTGCATTGTATGCAGGCTACCCAAGACGAGCGTAATTTGGCGATCATCGCTCACTTGGCTCCGCTGGTAGGCTACTTCGTAGCGATCGGGCAGATCCTCATCCCCTTGGTGATTTATCTGCTCAGCTCGCAGCCCTTCGTCAGGGCGCAGGCCAAGGAGGCGCTCAATGCGCAGATTAGCTTCACCGTCTATGCCGTAGTGGTGGGCGTGCTGTGTTTCGTTCTCATTGGCTTTTTCCTGATCCCAGTGCTGGCGATTTACATCATCTGGACCATGGTCGCAGCGTGCCTAGCGGTCTCGAGGGGCGAGGCTTACCGCTACCCGGGCATCTTCCGCCTGCTGGCTTGAGGGCAGCTCCCACGAATACCTCCACGGCGGTTCTTTAAGGACACTGTAGCTGCCGGTGGCAGCGTTGGTGCCGTTTACCGGGAGGTTGAATTCCGCTAGGTTAGCTAGTTGCTGTTGGGGCAGCTGCTAAGCTGCGCCGGTTGGCCGTCTGCGTCTACCAGGGGAGTGGCCCTTTCCAGGTGGCTGTCCTTGACCACGTCGGGGAGGGTGCACGGGCATCAGGGTGGCCTCGAGGTAGCCCCTAGTCTCCTTCGACGGCAGTTGTCCGGAACTGGGAAGCTGGGTTGCCCTATAGCCCCCCAATCTAGAAGGGGAGGCGTTGCAGAGGTGCTATGCCTGGAGCTTCCACCCTTCGTGAACTTGGTTCAGTATCGCGCGCGATTCCAGCCTTCAGCCAGGCCATCCCCGCGCTCAGTGGCTAACAAAGTCTTGCTCACCGCCAATCTCGGGCAGTTTACTGAGATTTTTCCCTATCCCAAGAGCTTTTACCTCATTCTGCAACCCCCTTGACATTTGCCTGCTTCCGGGTATGATTCCCTTATCAGCTACTGCAAACGTTTGCAGTTTCCTTACTGCAAACCCACCGTCTTCTTGGTAATAAGGCTTTACAAGTATGGCTTGTCTTCTGCCAGATAACTGAAATCGATTGCATATGGTCAGCCTCGAGGAAGTCGCCAAACTTGCCCAGGTTTCCCCTGCTACCGCCTCGCGAGCCCTTTCCCGGCCCGACATGGTCGCCAAGGAGACGCGCGAGCGGGTGCTCGAGGCTGCTCGGCAACTCGGTTACCAACCCAACCAGCTCGCCCGCAGCTTGCGTCGGCGCAGCAGCCGCAGCTTAGGCCTCATCATCACCGATATCCTCAACCCCTTTCATGCCACCGTGGCTAAGGGGGTGCAGGATGCCGCCGAAAAGCACGACTACACCGTCTTCCTCTTCAACACCGATGAGGACCCTGAGAAGGAGCGTCGCGCGCTCAACGCCCTGCGCGGTCACCTGCCGCAGGGCCTGCTGATCGTTCCCACTCCCAAAACGCGAGAGAACCTCAAGCTTGTCGCCAACCTTCCCACCATCGAGCTCGACCGCCAAAGCGGTACCGCCGGCGCGCACAGCGTCATGGTGGACAACGTCGGTGGGGCCCGCTCAGCGGTCGAGCACCTCACCGCGCTGGGTCACCGCCGCATCGGCATGATCGTGGGGCGGCTCGACATCACCACTGCCGTCGAGCGCCACCAGGGGTACCGCGAGGCCCTAGCTGCTGCCGGTCTTCCCTATCGCGAGGAGCTGGTCCTACCCGGCAATCACCGCGAAGAGGGCGGACGCGTCGCGGCCCACGCCCTGCTCTCCCGCCCACCCGATGAGCGCCCCACCGCGTTGTTCGTGGGCAACAACGAGATGACCGTTGGCGCGGTGCTCGCTGCCCGCGAGCTGGGCTTGCGTATCCCTGAAGACCTTTCCATTGTTGGCTTCGACGACTCGCGTTGGGCGCGCACCATGCAACCCGCCCTCACCGTCGTTGCCCAGCCCGAATACGACATCGGTTTTCTGGCTTGCGAGACGCTGCTGAGCTTGTTGCGTCATGGCAAGGCGGTGCAGCCCATCTGTACTCGCCTGGCCACTACCCTCATCATTCGTGATTCCACGGCCCCACCGGGGTACGCCTCGAGACCACCCTGAAGGAGGAGGAAGCCCAGCAAGAAAAGCACTATCCGCAGCCCTTTGGCCCCAAGTCCTCGAGTCCTCAGAGTTTCAATTCAAGGAGTCCTCATGCGCAAAAGCACCGGTATCGTTGCAGCCCTCGCCCTCGCGGGCCTGGCCCTCACCGCCCTCAGTTCCGTCGTGGCCCAGAACCAGAACAAGCAACCCTTCATCGGCCTCATCACCAAGACCGAGTCCAACCCCTTCTTTGTGAAGATGAAGGAAGGCGCCAGCAAGGAGGCAGCCAGGCTCGGTGCGAAGTTCATCAGCGCTGCCGGCAAGACCGATGGCGACAACGCTGGGCAAGTCGCGGCCATCGAAAACATGGTTGCCGCTGGGGTCAACACCATCTTGATCACTCCCAGCGACGCCAAGGCCATTGTCCCCGCTATCAAGAAAGCGCGGGAAGCGGGCGTGCAGGTCATCGCCCTCGACAGTCCTACTGATCCCGAGGATGCCGTGGACGCCCTCTTCGCTACCAACAACTACCAGGCCGGGGTACTCATCGGCGAGTACGCCGCCGCGCTGATGAAGGGTAAGAAGCCGGTGATCGCTACCCTCGACCTCTTCCCCGGCCACCCTGTGGGCGCCCAGCGCCACAACGGCTTCTTGCAGGGCTTCGGCCTGCAGAGCTTCGAGGCCGACAGTAACGAGCTGGCCAAGCCTGCCGAGGTCGTGTGCATGGCCGATACCTACGGCGACCAGGCCAAGGGCCAGACCGCTATGGAGAACTGCCTGCAGAAGAACCCCAACATCAACCTGGTCTACACCATCAACGAGCCCGCCGCTGCCGGTGCTTACCAGGCCCTCAAGGCTGCGGGTAAGGAAAAAAGCGTGATCATCGTCTCGGTGGACGGCGGCTGTGAAGGTGTGCGCAACGTCGACCGCGGCGTGATCGCGGCGACCTCCCAGCAGTACCCCCTGAAGATGGCCGCCCTGGGCGTGGCCGCTGGGGTGAAGTACGCTAAGACCGGGGTCAAGGCCCGCGGCTATGTGGACACCGGCGTGACCCTCATCGCCAAGCAGCCTGTACCGGGCGTCAGCAGCAAAGACGTGAAGTACGGCTTGGCCAATTGCTGGGGCAACTAGAAGTCGCCTAGTATTTAGCTCAATACTCAGGCGGCTTGGTGGAACCGACAAGCGCATGCATGGGAAGTCCCGCTCGAGCGGGGCTTCCCACACTAAAGTGAGGAATCTATGGCTGAACAACAACCCTCCAGCGCAGCCCAAGCCCCTAGGAGGCTGCTCGAGCGGCTGCCGAGCATCAGTGTGCTGGGGCCATTTGTTGCGCTGTTGCTGGCGGTGATATTCTTCAGCATCCAATCCGATCGCTTCCTCAGCGGCCAGAACTTCTCGCTCATCCTCCAACAGGTGCTGGTGGTGGGGGTTTTGGCCATTGGACAGACCCTAGTGATCCTCACCGGGGGTATCGACCTCTCGGTGGGCTTCGTGATGGCTTTGGGCACCATGGTCATGAGCAAGTTTGCCGTTGAGCTGGGCTTGCCCCCCCTGCTGGCCATCCTCTGCGGCGTGGTGGTCACCACTGGGTTTGGCCTTCTCAACGGCCTGCTCATCACCCGCATTCGGCTGCCGCCATTTATCGTCACGCTGGGCACCATGAACATTGCCTTCGCCCTGACCCAAATCTACTCCAAAGCTCAGACCGTCACCGGTCTGCCCGATGCGCTGCTGTTTTGGGGCAACACCTTTCGGTTGGGCCAGACGGTGATCACCTACGGCGTGGTGCTTATGATCGCGCTGTACCTGTTGATGTGGTTCTTGCTGAGCGAGACCGCGCCAGGACGCCACCTCTACGCTGTGGGCAACAACCCCGAAGCCGCCCGCCTGATGGGCATTCCCACCCAGCGGGTGCTGCTTTTGACCTACACCATCGCGGGTTTTTTCTACGGCATCGCTGGGTGGCTGCTCATCTCGCGCACCAGCGTAGGCGACCCCAACGCTGGGCAGACCGAGAACCTCGAGACCATCACCGCTGTGGTGCTGGGTGGCACTAGCCTTTTCGGTGGGCGTGGCATGATTTTGGGTACGTTGTTGGGGGCCATCATCGTGGGCGTCTTCCGCAACGGCCTGACCCTCATTGGGGTCTCCTCGGTGTACCAGGTGCTTATCACCGGCATCCTGGTGATCTTGGCCGTGACGGCCGACCAATTGTCGAAGAGGAGGAGCTGAGATTTATGGAACTTAACCCCCTGCCCAACAACCCCGACCAATTGCTCCTCCCCGGCCAGCAGGTCAGTGCCCCGGCCCGGCCCCGGCCCGTGCTGGAAGCCCGCGGCCTGGTCAAGCGCTACGGACACGTCACTGCCCTCGACGGCACCGACTTCGAGCTGCGTGAGGGAGAAATCCTAGCCGTCATCGGCGACAACGGCGCGGGCAAGAGCACGTTGATTAAGGCCCTCTCCGGGGCAATCATCCCCGACCAGGGGGAGATCATCCTCGACGGCAAGCCCGTGCACTTTCGCAGCCCCCTCGACGCGCGGCGCCACGGTATCGAGACCGTTTACCAAGACTTGGCGGTGGCCCCTGCCATGACCATCGCGGAAAATCTCTTTCTGGGACGGGAAATCCTCAGACCGGGCTTCCTGGGGCGGCTGCTACGGCTGATCGACAAGAAGAAGATGCTCGAGGAGGCCACCAAAAGCCTCAAAGACCTCAAGATCGGCATTCGCTCGATGAGCCAGGCGGTCGAGACCCTCTCGGGTGGTCAGCGCCAGGGGGTGGCCGTCGCCCGCAGCGCGGCCTTCGCCAAGCACGTGGTGATCATGGACGAGCCCACCGCTGCCTTGGGGGTCAAGGAGGGCAACATGGTGCTCGAGCTCATCCGCCGGGTGCGCGACCGGGGCCTCCCCGTGATCATCATCAGCCACAACATGCCGCACGTCTTCGAGATCGCCGACCGCATCCACATCCAGCGCCTGGGCAAGCGGGCGGCAGTGGTCAACCCTAAGAAGATCAGCATGGCCCACACCGTCGCGGTCATGACCGGAGCCATGAGCCCGGAGGAACTCTCCGAGGACGAGCTGGCGCATTAAAAACGCCAAGCGCCATACCCCAGCCCCCCTTGCTAAGGAGAGGCAAGGAAAGGCGTTCAGCGTCTTGCACAGCCAGGCGACTTGCCTCAAACTCTGCTGGAGGAATGCGACTCTACCTCGATACTGCCGACCGTCACCTGGCCGAGCCTTTGCTGCGCACGGGGTTGTTTTGGGGCGTCACCACCAACCCGTTGCTGCTGCAGGCCGTAGGGCTCAAGACTGCGCAGCTCCCCGAGCTCTACGCCTGGGCTACCGATCTGGGCGCTAAGGAGGTGTTCTTCCAGGGTTGGGGCCCTGACGCCGAGAGCCTGGTGGCACGGGGCCTCGAGCTGCGCTCGATTGGAGAGCGGGTGGTGGTCAAGCTGCCTGTTACCCAAGCGGGCTGCCAGGCGGCCAGTGAGTTGCTGCGGCAAGGTTGCGCGGTGTTGCTCACCGCCATCTACACCCCGGCTCAGGCCCTGCTGGGAGCTGCCGCGGGGGTTCAGTACATCGCCCCTTACCTGGGCCGCATCGCCGACGCCGGGCGCAACGCCAGGGCCGAGGTGGCGCTCATGCAGCGCTTGCTGAAGGAGCTGGGCAACCCCACCCAGATCCTCCTGGCCAGCCTGCGTCACCTCGACGATGTGGTGGCCATGAGCCAGGAGGGGGTGCGGGCTTTTACCCTCAACCCGGCAGTGGCACGACAGTTCTTCGAAGAGCCCCTCACCGAAGAGGCCGTGATCGCCTTCGAACAGGCCATGAAGGAGGTTGTAGCGTGATCATCACTTGCGGCGAAGCCCTCATCGACTTCACCTCCCTTCACCACGAAGGCCACACGGTCTACCGACCCCACCCAGGCGGCTCGCTGATGAACGTGGCCGTGGCCTCAGGGCGCCTGGGGGTGCCTACCGGCTTTTTGGGCAAGGTGTCACGGGACGTGTTTGGTCGCCTGTTGCGCCAGCATATGCACGAGAGCCAGGTCTCGCTGGAATATGTGGTCGAAGCCCGCGAACCCACCACCTTAGCCTTCGTGCACCTCGACGGCGGCGATCCCGAGTACTCCTTCTACGCCGGAGGCACCGCCGACCGCTCGCTGATGATCGAGGAACTTCCTGCCCTGCCCAAGGCAGCCGCGCTGCACTTTGGCTCGATCTCGCTGGTGCTCGAGCCCACCGCCAGCACGCTGGAATACCTCATGCAGCAGGAGTCGCGCCACCGCTTCCTCTCCCTCGACCCCAATGTGCGCCCTGGCCTCATCCCCGACCGCAGCGCCTACCTCGAGCGTCTGGAAGCTTGGCTGAGCCTGGTGGACCTGGTCAAGGTCAGCCAGGCCGACCTCGAGTGGCTCTACCCCGGCGAGTCGCCCAAAAGCATCGCCCAGGAGTGGCTGGGTCGGGGCCCGGCCCTGGTGCTGGTGACGCTGGGGGGTGCGGGTTCGCTGGCGTTGAGCGCGGGGGGAAGCGCCCTGGTTCCCGTGCCCAAGGTAAAAGTCGCCGACACCGTGGGCGCAGGCGACGCCTTCATGGGGGCTGCCCTGGCCTGGCTCCACAAGCAGGGGCGGCTAAGCCGCAGCGGGGTGGAGGGGCTGGGGGAGGGGGAATTGCAGCAATTGCTGGCCTTCGCCAACCAGGTCGCGGCCATCAACTGCACTCGAGCGGGGGCCGACCCGCCGTGGGCGCGAGAGGTAGGTTGGTAGGAGGGCATCGCCAGGCTAGGGCCTGCCAAGCCCAGAGGGTGCGGCGGGATCGGCGCTAAGGCTGAGCCCCAACAGCAGCGGGTCGTGGTCGGAGGAGCGGTAGGGGGTGGGGGCGTAGCGGTCGTCGGGCTTGAACTCCGTGTTGTAGTCGAAGGCGCGCGGCTCGTCGGCGTTGATGTGCCACTCGGTGAAGCCCGTCACCTGCGGGCTGAGCGAGGGGGTCACGAAGGCGTAGTCGAGGCTACCGCTCTCGCCGTTGAAGACGTAGCTGTAGCGCTCAGGGGCGCTTCTGCGTAGCCCCAGGTTCTCCAGGCCCGCACCGGTGAGCGTGCGGATGGGATCCTCGGCGGCGTAGGCGTTGAAATCACCCAGCAGGATTACGTCGGGGTCGGTGGTTTTGAGCTGCTCGAGGAAGCTCAGCAGCTTCTGGGCCTGCTGCACGCGCAGCGCATTCCAGCAACCCTGGCCGGCGTCGAGGTTCTCGCCCGTAGCCCCTTCGCAGCCCTTGGACTTGAAGTGGTTGACCACCACCGTGAAGCGCCCACCCGTGCCCAGGTCGCGGAAGGTCTGGGCGAGGGGGGGGCGGGAGTACACCGGGTCGCCATCCACCCGGAAGGCCCCCTCCGGTGCTACCCTGGCGGGTTTGTAGATCAGGGCTACCTTGATCTCGTCACTGCCGATGCTGCCACTGTGGATCGCGGCGTAGGTGCCGGCTCCCAGCGCTGCGTTGAGCGCGGCCACCAAGTCCGTGAGGGCGGTATCGCCGTTGTTCTGCACCTCGATGAGGCCCACCACGTCGGCGTTGAGCCCCGCGATGGCGGCGACTAACTTGGCCTTCTGGCGCTCGAGCTCGGCCTGGTTGCTGGCCCCGCGCGAGCCAAGGGTGGTGAAGTAGTTGAGCACGTTGAAGCTAGCCACCCGCAGCGAGCCCCCCACCGCCGAGGGTGAGGCCGGGCGGGGGTTGGTGTTCTCAAAGCTCACCGGCCCCACCGGCTGCACCCGATAGGCGCTGAAGCCGAAGGTGAGAATGCCCGTCAGGCCCCGCACGCTGTCGCCTACCCGGCGGGTGGCGTCGGTGCCGGGGCCTAGGTAGGGGATGGTGGCGGGATTCTGCACGGTGGAGGCGTCGTCGAGCAGGATGCGGCGGCGCGGGTTGAGTGCCGTGGACTCACCCAGGCCGTTGCCGTTGTTGGGGTGGTAGAGCCGTCCCCCGGCAGAAAGGGTGATCTCGCCAAAGCGGGCGAGGTTGAAGACCTCACTCACGCTGAGGGTCTGGGGGAAGGTCACCAGCATGCCCTCGTAGCGCTCGAGGTCACCCACCTCGCTCACCGGGAGGTCGATGGGGGTGGGCTCCACCAAGACCCCGCTCTCGCAGAGCGTCAGGCTGCTGAGGGCCTCGAGTTCGGTCAGGGTGCCGCTGCCGGAGGCAAACTCCCTGACGGTCCCCCTCAGCTGCACGTAGTCGCCCACCTTCACCGGAAAGGAGGTGTTGAACACGAATAGCCCGTCGGAAGTGGCTACGTCGCCGTCGCCCTGGAAGTCTTGGATGTAGAAGCCGCCGAGCTGGTTTGGGCCCTGGTAATCGCCCACCACCACGCCCTCGGTGGTCACGCTTTGGCCTGCGAGGGGGCTGGCCGGGCCGCTGCCCTGGATCTGGTAGGTGCGGACCACGCCGGCGCCTGCCGGACACTGCGGGGTCCGAGCCGTGAGCGGGCCCAGCGCGGGAGCCTGGACGCATAAGGCGGTAAAGACCAGCACTGCCGCCATCAGGTAGAAGCGGGTTGAACTCATCTGGATTCCTCCCAGCGTATCCACTCTATGCCCCTCTCCGTCATTTTTCTGTAAAGATTCTCTTTGCATCTCCGAAAAGCCGCAGCGAACCAGGGGAAACATCTCCTACTTCTCCAGAGTGCACGCCCATAGCCATTGAGTTCGTACCGGCGAGCCCCGTACCCTAAGGAAAAGGAGGCGGTGATATGCAGGCTGGCGAACTGCGGCACCTGCTCGAGCGCATCCTGCCCACCAGGCCCTTCGAGCTGCGCTTTTGGGACGGGTCGGTGCTACCGGCCACGGCGGAACCCAGAGCCACCGTGGTGCTGGGGCGGGGCCTGTTGGAGGGGCTGGCGCCGCCGCTGGACCTAGCGCTGGGCGAGGCTTTCGTGCGGGGGGACCTCGAGGTCGAGGGCGAATTGGAGGCGGTGCTGGAAGCGCTGGAGCACCTCGAATTGCCGGCCTCCCCGCTGGAGTGGGTGCGGGGGGTAGCCCTGAGGGCTTCGGGCATCCGGGCGCTCAGCGCCCACCTGCACGGGGCGGCCCATTCCCCTGCCCGTGACCGCCAGGCCGTAAAGCACCACTACGACCTCTCCAACGACTTCTACCGGCTATGGCTGGACCCGCGCATGGTCTACTCCTGTGCCTACTTCCCCCACGGCGACGAGGGCCTGGAGCAAGCCCAGGAGGCCAAGCTCGAGCTCATCTGCCGCAAGCTCAGGCTACGGCCCGGCGAGCGCCTGCTGGACATCGGCTGTGGCTGGGGTGGGCTGGTGATCTACGCGGCACAGCGCTTCGGGGTGGAGGCCCTGGGCATCACCCTCTCGAGCGCCCAGCTCGAGGAAGCCCGCGCACGGGTGCGCCGAAGCGGCCTCGAGGGAAGGGTACGAATCGAGGAGCTCGATTACCGCGAAGTGCATGGGCGCTTTGACAAGGTCGCCAGCGTTGGTATGGCCGAGCATGTGGGCCGGGCTAACCTTCCGCGCTACTTTCAGGCGGCCTTCGCCTGTTTAGAACCCGGCGGCCTCTTCCTGCACCACGCCATCGCCCAGGGCCCCGTGCGCTCTAAGCCGCCCACCTGGGCCGCCTCCGGGGAGTTTATGCGACGCTACATCTTCCCCGACGGCGAAATCCTGCCGCTGTGGGAGATGTTGCGCGAAGCCGAAGCCACGGGCTTCGAGGTGCGCGACATAGAGGATTTGCGCGAGCACTACACCCGCACCCTCGAGCTGTGGCGCCATGGTCTGGAGACCCGCTTCCCCGAGGCGATATCCCTGGTCGGGCCGGAGCGCGCCCGCCTCTACCGGCTCTACCTGGCGGCCTCGGCCCACCAGTTCGCCTTCGGCCACCTGGCCGTGCACCAGACCTTGCTGGCCAAGCCCAGCCCCCAGGGGCGCGTAAACCTCCCCTCGAGCCGGGCTGACCTCTACCGCGATGGGTCGGCGCTCGATGGTCGATGGCCAGGCCAGGGTACGCCGAAGGCCCTTTGAAGGCTACCCTATAGCCGTATGGGTCCTTAGTTGGGTTATGGGTTTCCGACAGGCTCTTGCGAACCCAAGGACTCTTGAGGCAGCGGCTCGGGCGTGAGGGGCGGGGTAGGGTCGGGGGCTGGGGGAGCTGGCTCGGTGGGGCCCACCAGGTAGACGGCAGCCCAGGGGCGGTACTTGCTGAACAGCGAGTCCCTGACGACCCGCCCGTCGTCGAATTGGATGGTGCGGTAGACCGTCACCTGGGCTCCGGGAGCCGCGAAGTCGATCTGCTTGCGCTGGCCATAGCGCAGCGAGGGATCGACGATGAAGCGGGTGGGTGGGGCCGGGATGACGTCGCGCACCACGGGAGCGCTCCAGGTGGTGCTGCGGTCCTTGGTGCCGAAGAAGCGGTAGGTGACGCGGTAGCCCCGAACCTGGGTCTGGATGAGGATGTGGCCGGGGGTGTCGTTCTTGAACTTGAGGTCTTGGGTAGGGGAGTACACCGCCGCGTCGAGCCCGGTGGGGCTGTAGTAGCCGACCTGGTAGCTGTGGGGGCGGCGCTCGAGGATGGGTAGCCCGGCGAAATAGGCCGCCCGGAACAGCGTGGTTGAGGTCTGGCACACCCCGCCGCCCACGCCGATTTCGGTCTTGTCGCCCACGATCACGTAGGCCTCACGGAAGCCCGTGCGGACCGAGATTTCCCCTATGGTCTGAAGAAAGGAGAAGGTGGTGTTCGGGGGTATCAGCACACCGTCGAGCTTGGCCGAAGCGTGGGCGATGTTGTAAATCCTCGCGGGGATCGAGCCGTAGAAGGTGGTGGTGGCCTCGGAGATCAGCTCCCGCACGCCCAGGGCATACCAGTAGTCCACGCTGCGGCTCGAGCGCTGATAGGCTACGGGCAGGCGAAACTCCTTCTTGCCCTCCTTGAGCGCCCTGAGGTAGGCGTTCTTGGCGTTCTGCGGCCCAAAGGCATAGCCGGGCCGCTCGATGGCCACCCAGCCCCGGTCCTTGGTGAAGACCCATTTGGCCGGAGTAGGGGGGCGGCCGAGCTTGCGGATCAGGGTTTCGATCTCGCCCACCCCGCCCACCTTGTAACGCTGCACGCCTGTGTAGGTCTTGAGCTGCCCCTGCTCAATGGTCCACTCCTGCGTCACCAATAGCGCATCCGGCCCGGCCAGGGCTACCGGGCTCAGAGAGAACAATGCACTAAGCAATGTCCATCGCATAACTTCAGTCTAGCCGTAGCAGGTGAGACGAAAGCCATGTAAATGACCAAAAAGTCGTGAAGGCCAAGGCATCTCGCGTCCTTGCGTCTTGCTTCTTAGCTATCGATCCCTTGTGTATCGTATTGCCCATGGATTATCAGGTACTCATCGTCGGAGGGGGTTTCTCCGGCTCGGAAGCTGCTTACGCCCTGGCTCGCCGGGGGGTGCGGGTGGGCCTGCTAACCCAGAGCCTGGACACGGTCTATCTGCCCTTCACCCCCCTCTCTGAACCCGGTCCTGCGGGAAGCCTCATGGCCGAGGTTGGGGCGGTGGGCATGAAGGGCTGGGAACTGCACGCAAAGGCCAAGTACCGCCTCGAGGCCCAGCCTCAGCTCCACCTCTTCCAATCCTCGGCCACCCGGCTCGTCCTCGAGGGTCGGCGGGTGGTGGGGGTGGAAACCTGGGAAGGTCCCAGGCGCACGGCCTCTCGAGTGGTGCTGGCACTGGGGAGTTTCCTCATGCCCCAACTCGCCATCGGCGAGGTGGTGGAGGAGGCCGGGAGACTCTCCGAAGCCGCCTACCCCGACCTCTACGAGAACCTGCTGACCCTGGGCTTTTCGTTCATCGATCAGCACGCCGAGGTCGCGGCCCAAGACGGAACGCCGGGCTACAGCGTGCGCTACAAGAGCTTTGCTCCTGCGGAGTGGGAAGTAGAAAGCTTCAGGCTAAGGCGGCTCGAGGGGCTCTACGGCCTGGGCCTGTGCGTGCTGGGGCAGGGCACCTACGCCCGCATGGCCTCAGAGGGCCTGCGCCTGGCGGAGAATTTTGCGGTCGAGCTGGGATAGGGGCTTGCCCCTAGGGTCTTGGGCCGGGCCCTCCCAGCGGCTTTTATAAACCTGCACCGTAAGCCTGCGGTGGGTAAAGGCGTGTTGCACCCTGCCCGCGTGCTCGGGGGTTGGGATGGCCGTGCCGTGCTCTGCCGCCAGGCGCCCC
Encoded proteins:
- a CDS encoding SAM-dependent methyltransferase, with the protein product MQAGELRHLLERILPTRPFELRFWDGSVLPATAEPRATVVLGRGLLEGLAPPLDLALGEAFVRGDLEVEGELEAVLEALEHLELPASPLEWVRGVALRASGIRALSAHLHGAAHSPARDRQAVKHHYDLSNDFYRLWLDPRMVYSCAYFPHGDEGLEQAQEAKLELICRKLRLRPGERLLDIGCGWGGLVIYAAQRFGVEALGITLSSAQLEEARARVRRSGLEGRVRIEELDYREVHGRFDKVASVGMAEHVGRANLPRYFQAAFACLEPGGLFLHHAIAQGPVRSKPPTWAASGEFMRRYIFPDGEILPLWEMLREAEATGFEVRDIEDLREHYTRTLELWRHGLETRFPEAISLVGPERARLYRLYLAASAHQFAFGHLAVHQTLLAKPSPQGRVNLPSSRADLYRDGSALDGRWPGQGTPKAL
- a CDS encoding VanW family protein; amino-acid sequence: MRWTLLSALFSLSPVALAGPDALLVTQEWTIEQGQLKTYTGVQRYKVGGVGEIETLIRKLGRPPTPAKWVFTKDRGWVAIERPGYAFGPQNAKNAYLRALKEGKKEFRLPVAYQRSSRSVDYWYALGVRELISEATTTFYGSIPARIYNIAHASAKLDGVLIPPNTTFSFLQTIGEISVRTGFREAYVIVGDKTEIGVGGGVCQTSTTLFRAAYFAGLPILERRPHSYQVGYYSPTGLDAAVYSPTQDLKFKNDTPGHILIQTQVRGYRVTYRFFGTKDRSTTWSAPVVRDVIPAPPTRFIVDPSLRYGQRKQIDFAAPGAQVTVYRTIQFDDGRVVRDSLFSKYRPWAAVYLVGPTEPAPPAPDPTPPLTPEPLPQESLGSQEPVGNP
- a CDS encoding FAD-dependent oxidoreductase; this translates as MDYQVLIVGGGFSGSEAAYALARRGVRVGLLTQSLDTVYLPFTPLSEPGPAGSLMAEVGAVGMKGWELHAKAKYRLEAQPQLHLFQSSATRLVLEGRRVVGVETWEGPRRTASRVVLALGSFLMPQLAIGEVVEEAGRLSEAAYPDLYENLLTLGFSFIDQHAEVAAQDGTPGYSVRYKSFAPAEWEVESFRLRRLEGLYGLGLCVLGQGTYARMASEGLRLAENFAVELG